From the genome of Parafrankia irregularis, one region includes:
- a CDS encoding NAD-dependent epimerase/dehydratase family protein, translated as MTEIAGRRVLITGGAGLIGSHITDQLIPHEPAEIVLLDNFTRGRHENIAAALESGLVTVIEGDVRDADTVAKAMAGVDLLFHQAAIRITQCAQEPRLAYDVLATGTFNVLEAAVEAGVSRVVAASSASIYGLAEQFPTAENHHPYDNRTIYGAAKLFNESLLRSFNDMFGLDYVVLRYFNVYGQRMDAHGAYTEVLIRWMERIERGERPLIFGDGSQTMDFVHAVDIARANIAAARSDVSDQVYNIASGQETSLLELARALCEAMGSDLEPEFGPERKTNPVPRRLADISRARDDLGFVASIGLQDGLRELVSWWRGLGTTASGTTTSGSAGDSTANTATAGSAR; from the coding sequence ATGACCGAGATCGCCGGTCGTCGTGTTCTCATCACCGGCGGCGCCGGTCTCATCGGGTCACACATCACCGACCAGCTGATTCCGCACGAGCCCGCCGAGATTGTCCTCCTCGACAACTTCACCCGCGGCCGGCACGAGAACATCGCCGCTGCGCTGGAATCGGGCCTGGTCACCGTCATCGAAGGTGATGTGCGCGACGCCGACACCGTCGCCAAGGCCATGGCGGGGGTCGACCTCCTCTTTCACCAGGCCGCGATTCGCATCACCCAGTGCGCCCAGGAACCGCGGCTGGCCTACGACGTCCTCGCCACCGGAACCTTCAACGTCCTGGAGGCCGCGGTCGAGGCGGGTGTGAGCCGGGTGGTGGCTGCTTCCTCGGCCTCCATCTACGGGCTGGCCGAGCAGTTCCCCACCGCGGAGAACCACCACCCGTACGACAACCGCACCATCTACGGGGCGGCGAAGCTGTTCAACGAGTCCCTGCTGCGCAGCTTCAACGACATGTTCGGCCTCGACTACGTGGTCCTGCGCTATTTCAACGTCTACGGGCAGCGCATGGACGCCCACGGCGCCTACACCGAGGTCCTGATCCGCTGGATGGAGCGCATCGAGCGCGGTGAACGACCACTGATCTTCGGTGACGGCAGCCAGACGATGGACTTCGTCCACGCGGTCGACATCGCCCGGGCCAATATCGCCGCCGCCCGCTCCGACGTGTCGGACCAGGTGTACAACATCGCGAGCGGGCAGGAGACGAGCCTGCTGGAGCTCGCGCGTGCGCTCTGCGAGGCGATGGGCAGCGACCTCGAGCCCGAGTTCGGGCCGGAGCGCAAGACCAACCCGGTGCCCCGTCGCCTCGCCGACATCTCCCGGGCCCGGGACGACCTCGGCTTCGTCGCCTCCATCGGCCTGCAGGACGGCCTGCGTGAGCTGGTGAGCTGGTGGCGCGGGCTCGGCACCACCGCCAGCGGTACCACCACCAGCGGCAGCGCCGGCGACAGCACCGCCAACACCGCCACCGCGGGATCCGCCCGATGA
- a CDS encoding DegT/DnrJ/EryC1/StrS family aminotransferase: MSPDSAIPTAAAPARPAAPAMLPVMRPWLGEEEAEAAAAAVRSGWVAQGPRVAEFERALAARLGADEAVVVSSCTTALHLAMVLTGAGPGDDVVVPSLSFIATANVVRYVGARPVFADVDPITQNVTAATVEAALTPATRAVIAVDQGGMPLDVEPIRALCLRRGLELVQDSACAIGSTYLGRPVGGDATLAAYSFHPRKLLTTGEGGALVTDRPEWAARARRLREHGMTVSAADRHSSSRIVIEDYAETGYNYRMTDVQAAIGLVQMRRLDELIARRRELAADYQQALADVPGLRVCADPAYGTANYQSFWVELADGFPCTRNGLLEHLLRDGISARRGIMAAHREPAYAQQGEVDLPVTERLTDRTVILPLFHEMTQDDVARVVASLRAAAHGSAASPSNGQGDD; encoded by the coding sequence ATGAGCCCGGATTCGGCGATACCGACCGCCGCCGCGCCAGCCAGACCAGCGGCGCCAGCCATGCTCCCGGTCATGCGGCCGTGGCTGGGTGAGGAGGAGGCCGAGGCCGCCGCCGCCGCGGTCCGTTCGGGCTGGGTGGCCCAGGGCCCGCGCGTCGCGGAGTTCGAGCGAGCGCTGGCCGCGCGTCTCGGCGCGGACGAGGCCGTCGTCGTCTCCAGCTGCACCACCGCCCTGCACCTGGCGATGGTGCTCACGGGTGCCGGGCCCGGCGACGACGTCGTCGTGCCGTCGCTGTCGTTCATCGCCACGGCCAATGTGGTCCGTTACGTGGGAGCCCGTCCGGTGTTCGCCGACGTGGATCCCATCACGCAGAACGTCACGGCGGCGACGGTCGAGGCGGCGCTGACCCCCGCGACCCGCGCGGTGATCGCTGTCGACCAGGGCGGCATGCCCCTGGACGTCGAACCGATCCGCGCCCTGTGCCTTCGCCGTGGTCTCGAGCTCGTGCAGGACTCGGCGTGCGCGATCGGCTCGACATACCTGGGCCGGCCCGTCGGCGGCGACGCCACACTTGCCGCGTACTCCTTCCACCCCCGCAAGCTGCTCACGACCGGGGAGGGTGGCGCGCTGGTCACCGACCGTCCCGAGTGGGCGGCACGGGCGCGGCGGCTGCGCGAGCACGGCATGACCGTGAGCGCCGCGGACCGGCACAGCAGCAGCCGCATCGTGATCGAGGACTACGCCGAGACCGGCTACAACTACCGGATGACCGACGTCCAGGCCGCGATCGGGCTCGTGCAGATGCGCCGCCTGGACGAGCTGATCGCACGGCGCCGGGAGCTGGCCGCCGACTACCAGCAGGCCCTCGCCGACGTGCCCGGCCTTCGGGTGTGCGCGGACCCGGCCTACGGCACGGCCAACTACCAGTCCTTCTGGGTCGAGCTGGCCGACGGCTTCCCCTGCACCCGCAACGGGCTGCTCGAGCATCTGCTGCGGGACGGAATCTCGGCCCGGCGGGGCATCATGGCCGCGCACCGGGAGCCGGCCTACGCCCAGCAGGGTGAGGTCGACCTTCCCGTGACGGAGCGGCTCACCGACCGGACGGTCATCCTGCCGCTCTTCCACGAGATGACCCAGGACGACGTGGCGAGGGTGGTGGCGTCCCTGCGCGCGGCGGCACACGGCTCCGCCGCGAGCCCGAGCAACGGCCAGGGCGATGACTGA